The following coding sequences are from one Thermostaphylospora chromogena window:
- a CDS encoding MFS transporter: MLAVGLTLVAVGLLLLARAPVDGTYAVDLLPVMLLMGVGSGMMMPAVIGLAMSGADPRDAGLASGLVNTTQQVGGAIGLAVLATLAAAHSERLIASGEAEVVALNTGYHLSFLVSAALLLIGAAITLTALRTPKAAPDADAAGTPPADPSSVELPDSSDLHR; the protein is encoded by the coding sequence GTGCTGGCCGTCGGACTGACCCTGGTCGCCGTCGGGCTTCTGCTGCTGGCCCGGGCGCCGGTCGACGGCACGTATGCGGTCGACCTTCTGCCGGTCATGCTGCTGATGGGAGTGGGCTCCGGAATGATGATGCCCGCCGTGATCGGGCTGGCCATGTCCGGCGCCGATCCGCGGGACGCGGGCCTGGCCTCCGGTCTGGTGAACACCACTCAGCAGGTAGGCGGTGCCATCGGCCTGGCGGTGCTGGCCACCCTGGCCGCGGCGCACAGCGAGCGGCTCATCGCCTCGGGGGAGGCCGAGGTGGTCGCGCTCAACACCGGATACCACCTCTCCTTCCTGGTGTCCGCCGCCCTCTTGCTGATCGGGGCCGCGATCACGCTGACGGCCCTGCGCACCCCCAAGGCCGCGCCCGACGCGGACGCGGCGGGCACCCCACCGGCTGACCCCTCCTCCGTCGAGCTGCCGGACAGCTCGGATCTTCATCGGTAA
- a CDS encoding BTAD domain-containing putative transcriptional regulator, whose protein sequence is MQFNILGPLEVLDRGTPIAIKSGNQRATLGFLLLHANSVVATRSLITALWRQRPPATARKILQNAIGGLRATLSTTGTDTTEVELLTHAPGYLLRVDPQRIDLNRFQALAEAGRAELADGAWERAAATLGEALSLWRGPALVDLTESGVDWPELTALHEARLTALENKAEAELALGRHNQVIIELENEADARPLRERMRGLLMIALYRAGRQSDALAVYRRTRIELATQFGLEPGKELQLLEQAILSHDPELALPVPGIRPPVMSAVTATRPDAPASAPASGLAPVSTPPTERAPEHVRVERKWVSALLVQIGTIAYGGTGDPEDIDKVRRRITAVIREQVERFGGVLHTTVGPMWLAVFGVPRTHEDDAERAVRAGFAIRGLLVGGDSDIPPQKTVRAAVATGETLMTTDCADNPSTEVTGEVLTTGMRLLNAAKPGELRVCPTTRQASPGPFTYAGPGGTSDVIAVRPEHAGSMPTVAFVGREREQARLRSVLEEVTVRRKAQLFTILGEPGIGKSRLAAEFALASSGDALHLFGRVPRFGYNSTLAPLAGALNQLLAGRSLETLVKEHFSRPDQAEAVLRDLRPLVRLREDVPASADTQAVCRAWRRLMAEVASRRPLVVTLENLQWAEDTLLDFVEQLDDHVGPVPLLIVVTARPELLHRRPAWGGGKHNATIITLDPLPDGPIDELLAAMMVRYGIWPKQRPAGALRDQVAYELGHAVRTRIGGNPLFALQYVRLRQHHHHAVNPWLAATLHIDSAGPVDSDDELVPVPQAVHNIIAAQLDTLSSKQKAILQDAAVLGDTVHEDLITLLSGRDPDEVARCLRYLDRRGFLTRVHDSEHTAYVFQHLLVRDIAYSQMSRVARAEKHYRCAVLLEGRVDSALSAHHLRRANMLAAAAGISMSDLLRRIGGTNAGITPDGPGITSEWATSSRG, encoded by the coding sequence ATGCAGTTCAACATTCTCGGTCCCTTGGAGGTTCTCGACAGAGGCACCCCCATCGCCATCAAGAGCGGAAACCAACGTGCCACGCTGGGCTTCCTCCTCTTGCACGCCAACTCCGTCGTGGCGACCAGGTCGCTGATCACGGCGCTGTGGCGGCAACGGCCCCCCGCTACCGCCCGCAAGATCCTGCAGAACGCCATCGGCGGACTCCGCGCCACCCTGTCCACGACCGGCACCGACACGACAGAGGTCGAGTTACTCACGCACGCCCCCGGCTACCTCCTTCGGGTGGACCCCCAACGGATCGATCTGAACCGTTTCCAGGCTCTTGCCGAGGCCGGCCGAGCCGAACTGGCCGACGGGGCATGGGAGCGGGCCGCGGCGACCCTGGGCGAGGCGCTGAGTCTGTGGCGGGGACCGGCGCTGGTCGACCTGACCGAGTCAGGCGTCGACTGGCCGGAACTGACCGCGCTGCACGAGGCCCGGCTGACCGCGCTGGAGAACAAGGCCGAGGCCGAGCTCGCCCTCGGCAGGCACAACCAAGTGATCATCGAGCTGGAGAACGAAGCGGACGCCCGCCCGCTCCGTGAGCGCATGCGCGGGTTGTTGATGATCGCCCTGTACCGGGCCGGGCGGCAATCGGACGCGCTTGCCGTCTATCGGCGCACCCGCATCGAGCTGGCCACGCAGTTCGGTCTCGAGCCCGGTAAAGAGCTGCAGCTTCTGGAGCAGGCGATCCTGAGCCACGATCCGGAGCTGGCACTGCCGGTCCCGGGGATACGTCCGCCGGTGATGAGCGCGGTGACCGCCACCCGGCCCGATGCCCCCGCTTCCGCCCCCGCGTCCGGACTGGCCCCCGTGTCCACGCCGCCGACCGAGCGGGCGCCGGAGCACGTACGCGTGGAACGCAAGTGGGTGAGCGCGCTCCTGGTGCAGATCGGCACCATCGCCTATGGCGGAACCGGCGACCCCGAGGACATCGACAAGGTGCGCCGCCGTATCACCGCCGTCATCCGCGAGCAGGTGGAGCGGTTCGGCGGGGTCCTGCACACGACGGTCGGCCCGATGTGGCTGGCGGTCTTCGGCGTACCGCGCACCCACGAGGACGACGCCGAGCGCGCGGTACGCGCGGGATTCGCGATCCGCGGCCTGCTCGTCGGCGGCGACTCCGACATCCCACCCCAGAAAACCGTCCGGGCGGCGGTGGCCACCGGTGAGACGCTGATGACCACCGACTGCGCCGACAACCCGTCGACCGAGGTGACCGGCGAGGTGCTCACAACCGGCATGCGGCTGCTCAACGCGGCAAAGCCGGGTGAGTTGCGGGTGTGCCCCACCACCCGGCAGGCCAGCCCCGGTCCGTTCACCTACGCGGGCCCCGGAGGAACCAGCGACGTGATCGCCGTGCGTCCCGAGCACGCCGGCAGCATGCCCACCGTCGCCTTCGTCGGCCGGGAACGCGAGCAGGCCAGGCTGCGCAGCGTGCTGGAGGAGGTGACAGTACGGCGCAAGGCACAGCTCTTCACCATCTTGGGCGAACCAGGCATCGGCAAGAGCAGGCTCGCAGCGGAGTTCGCGCTCGCCTCGAGCGGCGATGCCCTTCACCTGTTCGGCCGGGTGCCCCGCTTCGGCTACAACAGCACGCTGGCCCCGCTGGCCGGTGCGCTGAACCAGCTACTGGCGGGCCGGTCGCTGGAGACGCTGGTCAAAGAGCATTTCAGCCGTCCGGATCAGGCCGAGGCGGTGCTGCGCGACCTGCGCCCGCTGGTCCGGTTACGGGAGGACGTGCCCGCCTCCGCCGACACGCAGGCGGTCTGCCGGGCGTGGCGCCGGCTGATGGCCGAGGTCGCCTCGCGCCGTCCTCTGGTGGTGACGCTGGAGAACCTGCAATGGGCCGAGGACACTCTGCTCGACTTCGTCGAGCAGCTCGACGATCACGTGGGACCGGTGCCGCTGCTCATCGTCGTCACCGCGCGACCGGAGCTGCTGCACCGGCGGCCGGCGTGGGGCGGCGGCAAGCACAACGCCACCATCATCACCCTCGACCCGCTGCCCGACGGCCCGATCGACGAGCTGCTCGCCGCGATGATGGTCAGGTACGGCATCTGGCCGAAGCAGCGGCCCGCCGGAGCCCTCCGCGACCAGGTCGCATACGAGCTCGGTCACGCCGTCCGGACACGGATCGGCGGCAACCCGCTGTTCGCACTCCAATACGTCAGGCTGCGCCAGCATCACCATCACGCCGTGAATCCCTGGCTGGCGGCCACCTTGCACATAGACAGCGCCGGGCCGGTGGACAGCGACGACGAACTCGTCCCCGTACCGCAGGCGGTGCACAACATCATCGCCGCCCAGCTCGACACGCTCTCAAGCAAGCAGAAGGCGATCCTGCAAGACGCCGCCGTGCTCGGCGACACCGTACATGAGGATCTGATCACCCTGCTGAGCGGGCGTGATCCCGACGAGGTGGCCCGCTGCCTGAGATATCTGGACCGGCGAGGCTTCCTGACCAGGGTGCACGACTCCGAGCACACCGCCTACGTCTTCCAGCATCTGCTCGTACGCGACATCGCCTACTCCCAGATGTCCAGGGTGGCGAGGGCGGAGAAGCACTATCGGTGCGCCGTGCTGCTGGAGGGCAGGGTCGACTCGGCGCTGTCCGCCCATCACCTCCGGCGCGCCAATATGCTGGCCGCTGCGGCCGGGATATCCATGTCCGACCTGCTGCGCCGCATCGGAGGAACGAACGCGGGAATCACGCCTGATGGACCAGGAATTACCTCGGAGTGGGCGACCTCCAGCCGCGGATAG
- a CDS encoding FAD-dependent monooxygenase, producing MTVVERFPRPYPMPRAVSYDGESARILAAAGAAEAVAEFTEPSGTYRWENGSGELLFEVSVAESGHSGWPDFTSVYQPGLEAALTARAVSLPGVRVLRGHEAVDVRDEGESATVTVRRPDGVEETLEAGWVVGCDGANSIVRSAAGASWIDLGFAGDWLTCDVELHEPRTFHPNNLQVCDPARPRTAVSAGPGHRRWEFMRLPGEPLAEFGHGRERLAAARPVRRESRKRDAAAAQRVHLPRLLRRPLAVGEAPAGR from the coding sequence GTGACCGTGGTCGAGCGGTTCCCCCGGCCGTACCCGATGCCCAGGGCCGTGTCCTACGACGGCGAGTCGGCGAGGATCCTCGCCGCGGCGGGTGCCGCCGAAGCCGTCGCCGAGTTCACCGAGCCCTCCGGCACCTACCGCTGGGAGAACGGCTCGGGTGAGCTGCTGTTCGAGGTGTCCGTCGCCGAATCGGGTCACTCCGGCTGGCCCGACTTCACTTCGGTGTACCAGCCGGGGCTGGAGGCCGCGCTGACCGCGCGAGCGGTGAGCCTGCCCGGTGTGCGGGTGCTGCGCGGCCATGAAGCGGTGGACGTACGTGATGAGGGCGAGTCCGCCACGGTCACCGTACGCCGGCCGGACGGGGTGGAGGAGACGCTGGAGGCGGGCTGGGTGGTCGGCTGCGACGGTGCGAACAGCATCGTCCGCTCGGCCGCCGGGGCGAGCTGGATCGATCTGGGGTTCGCCGGCGACTGGCTGACCTGTGACGTGGAGCTGCACGAGCCGAGGACGTTCCACCCCAACAACCTCCAGGTGTGCGATCCGGCCCGTCCCAGGACGGCGGTGTCGGCCGGGCCGGGACACCGCCGGTGGGAGTTCATGCGGCTGCCGGGCGAGCCGCTCGCCGAGTTCGGCCACGGCCGAGAACGTCTGGCGGCTGCTCGCCCTGTTCGACGTGAATCCCGGAAACGCGACGCTGCTGCGGCACAGCGTGTACACCTTCCGCGCCTGTTACGCCGACCGCTGGCGGTCGGGGAGGCTCCTGCTGGCCGGTGA
- a CDS encoding winged helix-turn-helix transcriptional regulator, with product MSQRNTGVPSLVSGADGGSHTEMTCTVMQVLERVSSKWSIGILLAAMDGPVRFTELERRVKGISRRMLTLTLRNLERDGLLVRTVYPTVPPKVEYTATDMAKELYDSLQALTAWAERNLESIAAARRRYDAATP from the coding sequence ATGTCACAGAGGAACACGGGTGTTCCCTCCCTGGTCAGCGGCGCCGACGGCGGTTCCCACACCGAGATGACGTGCACGGTCATGCAGGTCCTCGAGCGAGTCAGCAGCAAGTGGAGCATCGGCATCCTGCTGGCGGCGATGGACGGCCCGGTGCGCTTCACCGAGCTGGAACGCAGGGTCAAGGGCATCAGCCGGCGCATGCTGACCTTGACCCTGCGCAACCTGGAACGCGACGGACTGCTCGTCCGGACCGTGTATCCGACGGTGCCGCCGAAGGTCGAGTACACGGCCACCGACATGGCCAAGGAGCTGTACGACTCGTTGCAGGCGCTCACCGCATGGGCGGAGCGGAATCTGGAATCCATCGCCGCCGCTCGCAGACGCTACGACGCCGCTACGCCGTGA
- a CDS encoding FAD-dependent monooxygenase, producing the protein MNPGNATLLRHSVYTFRACYADRWRSGRLLLAGDAAHLMPPFAGQGMSSGFRDAANLAWKLDAVIRGVAGERLLDTYGEERSVHVQHAIGVSVTLGRVICQTDPKAARDRDEVILASRRRGLTKPPPTAVHPLTGGLIWADSFRAGTLIPQGRVAAGGKTARFDDLVPPGLLLLTPRPAAAVTGDPGFERLRGLGVRVVRSRLRAHRTTGSWTSTGSICRI; encoded by the coding sequence GTGAATCCCGGAAACGCGACGCTGCTGCGGCACAGCGTGTACACCTTCCGCGCCTGTTACGCCGACCGCTGGCGGTCGGGGAGGCTCCTGCTGGCCGGTGACGCGGCGCATCTGATGCCGCCGTTCGCCGGACAGGGGATGAGCTCGGGTTTCCGTGACGCCGCCAACCTGGCTTGGAAGCTGGATGCGGTGATCCGCGGGGTGGCGGGGGAGCGGCTGCTCGACACCTACGGAGAGGAACGCAGCGTCCATGTGCAGCATGCGATCGGCGTGTCGGTGACCCTGGGCCGGGTGATCTGCCAGACCGATCCGAAGGCCGCTCGCGACCGTGACGAGGTGATACTGGCCAGCCGCCGTCGTGGGCTCACGAAACCGCCGCCCACGGCGGTGCACCCCCTGACCGGGGGTCTCATATGGGCGGACAGCTTCCGGGCGGGCACCCTGATCCCCCAGGGGCGTGTCGCGGCCGGAGGCAAGACGGCGAGGTTCGACGATCTCGTGCCTCCCGGCCTGCTACTGCTGACCCCGCGCCCGGCCGCCGCCGTGACCGGTGACCCGGGCTTCGAGCGTCTGCGCGGCCTGGGCGTCCGCGTGGTCCGATCACGGCTCCGGGCTCACCGCACGACGGGTTCGTGGACGTCGACGGGGTCTATCTGCCGTATTTAG
- a CDS encoding FAD-dependent oxidoreductase has translation MLNRRALLRSGALLGTTMAAGGLLAPAVAARSRGTDGVNWSRLAARLRGDLVLPADAGYDLARQVEFAEYDAIRPAAIAYCETAEDVRQAVLFARRHDIEVRPRSGGHSTAGWSTGTGLIIDTSRIAHATVTGSTIHIGPGLQAVDALATLAPLGKQIVTGTCPTVCQGGFVSGGGVGYQTRKYGLGSDRLVSARIVLADGSIVRASASAEPDLYWALRGSGGGNFGVVVDFELRPIFQPRMNYFSAYWSWDRIQDVLAAWQSWTIAAPDELSSQLIVILPDAAPGTRPIVWLRGGHMGSLAATNAALAALTAEIGAPADEQTVLDLPYHEAMSHVYGCESLTREQCHRVGHNPDAVLPRVGFGRQRNRMFSRALNASELANVISVYDGDRRAGQTRFLSFTGLGGAASRVPRTATAYVHRDAEFFVSFGVSLAEGSPDPADAAAAEAFVDAGFAALDPASNGESYINFPDMRLTDWRRAYYGENYPRLVKVKNHYDPHHFFRNPRSIGS, from the coding sequence ATGCTCAATCGTCGTGCCCTTCTGCGTTCGGGCGCGTTACTCGGCACCACGATGGCGGCAGGCGGGTTACTGGCTCCCGCCGTAGCGGCCAGGAGCCGGGGGACCGACGGCGTGAACTGGTCTCGCTTGGCCGCCCGGCTGCGCGGCGACCTCGTACTGCCCGCCGATGCCGGCTACGACCTGGCTAGACAGGTCGAGTTCGCCGAGTACGACGCGATCCGCCCGGCGGCCATCGCCTACTGCGAAACCGCCGAAGACGTCCGCCAGGCGGTGCTCTTCGCCCGCCGCCACGACATCGAGGTGCGCCCACGCAGCGGGGGGCACAGCACCGCTGGGTGGTCCACGGGGACCGGTCTGATCATCGACACCTCCCGGATCGCCCACGCCACGGTCACCGGTTCGACCATCCACATCGGTCCGGGGCTGCAGGCGGTGGACGCGCTGGCCACGCTGGCCCCGCTGGGCAAGCAGATCGTCACCGGTACCTGTCCCACGGTGTGCCAGGGCGGATTCGTATCCGGCGGCGGCGTCGGATACCAGACCCGCAAGTACGGTCTCGGCAGCGACCGGCTGGTCTCAGCCAGGATCGTGCTGGCCGACGGCTCGATCGTGCGCGCGTCGGCGTCGGCGGAGCCGGATCTGTACTGGGCGCTGCGGGGCTCCGGCGGCGGCAACTTCGGAGTCGTGGTGGACTTCGAACTCCGGCCGATCTTCCAACCGCGGATGAACTACTTCTCCGCGTACTGGTCGTGGGACCGGATCCAGGATGTGCTCGCCGCGTGGCAGTCGTGGACTATCGCGGCGCCGGACGAGCTGTCCTCGCAGCTCATCGTGATCCTGCCGGACGCCGCTCCCGGCACCCGGCCGATCGTCTGGCTGCGCGGCGGTCACATGGGCAGCCTGGCGGCGACGAACGCCGCGCTGGCCGCGCTTACCGCCGAGATCGGCGCACCGGCCGACGAGCAGACCGTGCTCGACCTGCCCTACCACGAGGCGATGTCCCATGTATACGGCTGCGAGTCCCTCACCAGGGAGCAGTGCCACCGCGTGGGGCACAACCCCGACGCCGTGCTCCCCCGAGTCGGCTTCGGCAGACAGCGCAACCGCATGTTCAGCCGAGCACTGAACGCGAGCGAACTGGCGAACGTGATCAGCGTTTACGACGGCGACCGCAGGGCCGGTCAGACCCGGTTCCTCTCCTTCACCGGCCTCGGCGGCGCGGCGAGCCGGGTGCCGCGCACGGCCACCGCGTACGTGCACCGCGACGCGGAGTTCTTCGTCTCCTTCGGTGTGTCGCTGGCCGAGGGCTCCCCCGATCCCGCCGACGCGGCCGCCGCCGAGGCCTTCGTAGACGCCGGGTTCGCCGCGCTGGACCCCGCGTCCAACGGCGAGTCGTACATCAACTTCCCCGACATGCGGCTGACCGACTGGCGCCGCGCCTACTACGGAGAGAACTACCCGCGCCTGGTCAAGGTGAAGAACCACTACGATCCACACCACTTCTTCCGCAATCCCCGGAGCATAGGAAGCTGA
- a CDS encoding cytochrome P450: protein MDPPEHTRLRRLVSKAFTPRRVEQMRPNVQAMVDELLDEMIANGAPADIAESLAWPLPVRVICEMLGVPVADRNRFRRWVDVSLALGERTTPEEIVAAGEELRRYMAGLIAQRRAQPTDDLLGALVVARDEQDKLSEEELLALSVTLLAAGHETTANQIGSHIYLLLSRPELWRSLVADPGLIPSAVEELLRFTPLGVSGGDVRVATVDVELAGGVVRAGEAVVANPASGNRDETVFDNPDEIDLARKHNPHIAFGYGVHHCLGAPLARLELQVVLGTLVRRLPGLRLAVPAEEVQWRTDRLVRGVTGLSVSW from the coding sequence ATGGACCCGCCGGAGCACACCCGGTTACGCCGGCTGGTTTCCAAGGCGTTCACCCCCCGGCGCGTGGAGCAGATGCGTCCGAACGTGCAGGCGATGGTGGACGAGCTGCTCGACGAGATGATCGCCAATGGCGCTCCGGCCGACATCGCCGAGTCGTTGGCCTGGCCGTTGCCGGTCAGGGTGATCTGCGAGATGCTGGGCGTCCCGGTGGCCGACCGCAACCGGTTCCGGCGCTGGGTCGACGTGTCGCTCGCGCTGGGCGAGCGGACCACGCCCGAGGAGATAGTGGCGGCCGGTGAAGAGCTCCGGCGGTACATGGCGGGCCTGATCGCGCAGCGTCGTGCTCAGCCCACCGACGATCTGCTCGGCGCGCTCGTCGTGGCCAGGGACGAGCAGGACAAGCTGAGCGAGGAGGAGCTGCTCGCGCTGTCCGTGACGCTGCTCGCGGCGGGCCACGAGACCACCGCCAACCAGATCGGTTCGCACATCTACCTCCTGCTCTCGCGTCCGGAGCTGTGGCGGTCACTGGTGGCCGACCCCGGTCTGATCCCCTCGGCGGTGGAGGAACTGCTGCGTTTCACCCCGCTGGGCGTCTCCGGCGGAGACGTCCGGGTGGCCACCGTGGACGTCGAGCTGGCTGGTGGCGTGGTCCGCGCGGGCGAGGCGGTCGTGGCCAACCCCGCCTCGGGGAACCGGGACGAGACGGTGTTCGACAACCCTGACGAGATCGACCTGGCCCGCAAGCACAACCCGCACATCGCCTTCGGGTACGGCGTCCACCACTGTCTGGGCGCGCCGTTGGCCCGGCTGGAGCTGCAGGTGGTCTTGGGCACGCTGGTGCGCAGGCTGCCCGGACTCCGGCTGGCCGTGCCGGCAGAGGAGGTGCAGTGGCGGACCGACCGGTTGGTACGCGGGGTGACCGGGCTCAGCGTCTCCTGGTGA
- a CDS encoding helix-turn-helix transcriptional regulator, whose protein sequence is MDSRVWGYRVVIVERDDHISILDRLIHDCTEGHGHFVLIDGPIGCGKTALLDTVAARAADTGLRLMNAGCSRLESGVPFGVLTQLFTDDPATSAELELAAAIPENGGSDLTDPVIAFLFRRLTSRLLDSAADTPVLIAVDDLSDADVPSLRFLQHLVRRVRTAPVLVVATDDRHASPRDPLLRAELRRQPHYVELRLSPLSASAARLALADRLAELGELPSDFHAMTGGNPALIQALADDLAGHGEPTEQGYGQAMLGCVHRGGPLLPPVARALAVLGPHAGTAEAAALLDAEPDAVTAALAAMTAAGLPAGDGFSHPVVRRALLGELSADEAADLHERAAVVLHARAATAPEIAEHLLAAGACGPPWATDVLSDAAAHALRSGDPGTAARCLELALAGETAQPRRTALLARLARIRQRIAPLSAVRHLDELVGMAEQGLLSRQDRFALVRDLLWHRRTEQARAILRGLRAMPADNPAEQVELRDFESWLDITYPGLTAERAMPMARRRRREPVTLFADPWLRAVGMLADALVKGQARDAVVHAEQVLADFRFDHDRPWAEEAVLLALQVLLQADRVAAAVRDCDRLAAEAARSGGATAVAVFAAVRAEIAVRQGDFGAARQQARAALDAVPAQGWGAYLSWPLSSLVLAATRMGRLTEAADALALAPPDGPPEHRHGLRLLHARGHYHLAANHPHAALADFLSCGELMREWGLDLAELLPWRLAAVEAWLRVGNQDQARRLLYEQLSRLATDAAHVRGMSLRLLAKTSPPTRRLKLLSEALELLEASGDRFEQARVLADLSQTYNALAKKRRARLLMRQALHVADLCQAAPLSRELLALSEDQSGKPRPAHPVGVVTGIDSLTESERRVASLAVMGYTNREIARRLYITASTVEQHLTRVFRKLDVKSRDELPTDLWDQVTRTG, encoded by the coding sequence ATGGATTCGCGTGTCTGGGGGTATCGCGTGGTTATCGTCGAACGCGACGATCACATTTCCATCCTCGATCGGTTGATACACGACTGCACGGAGGGACACGGGCACTTCGTCCTGATCGACGGCCCCATCGGCTGCGGCAAAACCGCGTTGCTCGATACCGTGGCGGCCCGAGCGGCCGACACGGGACTACGTTTGATGAACGCCGGCTGTTCACGATTAGAAAGCGGCGTTCCGTTCGGTGTACTGACCCAGCTGTTCACCGACGATCCGGCTACATCCGCCGAACTGGAACTGGCGGCGGCGATTCCGGAAAACGGAGGATCGGATCTCACTGATCCGGTTATCGCTTTTCTATTCCGGCGGCTGACCTCCCGGTTGCTCGATTCCGCTGCGGACACCCCCGTTCTCATCGCTGTGGACGATCTCAGCGACGCCGACGTGCCCTCGCTGCGCTTCCTGCAGCACCTGGTCCGCCGAGTACGCACCGCGCCGGTGCTGGTGGTCGCCACCGACGACAGGCACGCCAGTCCGCGGGACCCGCTGCTCCGCGCCGAACTGCGCAGACAACCGCACTACGTGGAGCTCCGGCTGTCTCCCCTGTCGGCCTCCGCCGCGCGGCTCGCCCTGGCCGACCGGCTGGCGGAGCTGGGCGAATTGCCGTCCGATTTCCATGCGATGACCGGTGGCAATCCGGCGCTCATCCAAGCCCTGGCCGACGATCTGGCCGGTCACGGCGAGCCCACTGAACAGGGCTACGGACAGGCGATGCTCGGCTGTGTGCACCGGGGCGGGCCTCTGCTGCCCCCGGTGGCGCGGGCACTGGCCGTTCTCGGCCCCCATGCGGGCACCGCCGAAGCGGCCGCGCTGCTGGACGCCGAACCCGACGCCGTCACAGCCGCGCTCGCCGCGATGACCGCCGCGGGGCTGCCCGCCGGCGACGGCTTCTCCCATCCGGTGGTCCGCCGGGCGCTGCTGGGCGAACTGTCCGCCGATGAGGCCGCAGATCTGCACGAGCGAGCGGCGGTCGTGCTGCACGCCCGCGCCGCCACCGCCCCCGAGATCGCCGAACACCTGCTCGCGGCGGGCGCGTGCGGGCCACCGTGGGCGACGGACGTACTGTCCGACGCCGCCGCCCACGCGCTGCGCTCCGGCGATCCCGGCACGGCCGCCCGCTGCCTGGAACTGGCGCTCGCCGGGGAGACGGCGCAGCCCCGGCGGACCGCGCTACTGGCCCGATTGGCCAGGATCAGGCAGCGGATCGCGCCGTTGTCGGCCGTCCGGCACCTCGACGAACTGGTCGGCATGGCCGAGCAGGGGCTGCTGTCACGGCAGGACCGGTTCGCGTTGGTACGCGACCTGCTGTGGCACCGCCGGACCGAGCAGGCCAGGGCGATCCTCCGCGGGCTACGCGCCATGCCCGCCGACAACCCGGCCGAACAGGTCGAACTACGCGACTTCGAGTCCTGGCTGGACATCACCTATCCCGGCCTCACCGCGGAGCGGGCGATGCCCATGGCGCGCAGGCGACGACGCGAGCCGGTCACGCTGTTCGCCGACCCGTGGCTGCGCGCCGTCGGCATGCTGGCCGACGCGCTGGTCAAAGGCCAGGCCAGGGATGCGGTCGTCCACGCGGAGCAGGTGCTGGCCGACTTCCGCTTCGACCACGACCGTCCGTGGGCCGAAGAGGCCGTGCTGCTGGCTTTGCAGGTGCTGCTGCAGGCCGACCGCGTGGCGGCCGCGGTACGCGATTGCGATCGGCTGGCGGCCGAGGCCGCGCGGAGCGGCGGCGCGACCGCCGTCGCCGTGTTCGCCGCCGTCCGTGCCGAGATCGCGGTACGCCAGGGTGACTTCGGGGCCGCCCGGCAGCAGGCACGCGCCGCGCTGGACGCGGTGCCCGCCCAGGGGTGGGGTGCCTATCTGAGCTGGCCGCTGTCGAGCCTGGTGCTGGCGGCGACCAGGATGGGCAGGCTGACCGAGGCGGCGGACGCGTTGGCCCTCGCACCGCCCGACGGTCCGCCCGAGCACCGGCACGGGCTCCGTCTGCTCCACGCCCGTGGCCACTACCATCTGGCGGCCAACCATCCCCACGCCGCCCTCGCCGACTTCCTGTCCTGCGGCGAGCTGATGCGTGAGTGGGGCCTGGACCTCGCCGAGCTGCTGCCGTGGCGGCTCGCGGCGGTCGAGGCGTGGCTACGCGTGGGCAACCAGGACCAGGCCCGCAGGCTGCTGTACGAACAGCTCTCCCGCCTCGCCACCGACGCGGCGCACGTGCGCGGCATGTCGCTGCGGCTGCTGGCCAAGACCAGCCCGCCGACCCGCAGACTCAAGCTGCTGAGTGAGGCGCTGGAACTGCTGGAGGCCTCGGGCGACCGGTTCGAGCAGGCCAGGGTGCTGGCCGACCTGAGCCAGACCTACAACGCCCTCGCCAAGAAGCGCCGCGCCCGGCTGCTCATGCGGCAGGCGCTGCATGTGGCCGACCTGTGCCAGGCGGCACCGCTCTCCCGCGAGCTGCTGGCGCTGTCGGAGGACCAGAGCGGTAAGCCGCGGCCCGCACACCCGGTGGGCGTGGTGACGGGCATCGACTCGCTCACCGAGTCCGAGCGACGGGTCGCCTCGCTCGCGGTCATGGGCTACACCAACCGTGAGATCGCCCGCCGTCTCTACATCACCGCGAGCACGGTTGAGCAGCACCTGACTCGGGTGTTCCGCAAGCTCGACGTCAAATCACGCGACGAGCTGCCCACCGATCTATGGGATCAGGTGACCAGAACGGGCTGA
- a CDS encoding MFS transporter — translation MGIPVVPTADSTEGIRDYVLICVLIRPVPSRSRWLALAILCVAAFMIVLDSSVVTVALPAIQDDLGFASADLAWVVNSYLIAFGGMLLLFGRLGDLVGARTCSSPAWRSSRSRRCCAAWPTVRCC, via the coding sequence ATGGGGATCCCCGTCGTCCCAACGGCCGATTCCACCGAAGGAATCCGTGACTATGTCCTCATCTGTGTCCTCATCCGTCCTGTTCCGTCCCGGTCGAGATGGCTGGCGCTCGCCATCCTCTGCGTCGCCGCGTTCATGATCGTGCTCGACTCCAGCGTCGTGACCGTGGCGCTGCCGGCGATCCAGGACGATCTCGGCTTCGCCAGCGCCGATCTGGCCTGGGTCGTCAACTCCTACCTGATCGCCTTCGGCGGCATGCTGCTGCTGTTCGGCCGGCTCGGCGACCTCGTCGGCGCAAGAACGTGTTCATCGCCGGCCTGGCGTTCTTCACGTTCGCGTCGCTGCTGTGCGGCCTGGCCGACAGTCCGGTGCTGCTGA